The Mesorhizobium sp. B2-1-8 genomic interval TGCGATCCGCCGCGACACCTCGGGCAAGGTCATCGGCGTCGACACGCCGCGCGGCTTCATCAAGGCGAAGAAGGTGGCGGTGTCGGCCGCAGGCCATACCTCCGTGGTCATGGACACCGCCGGAGTTCGCCTGCCGCTGGAGAGTTTTCCGCTGCAGGCGCTGGTGTCAGAGCCGGTGAAGCCGATCTTCCCCTGCGTCGTCATGTCGAACACGGTGCATGCCTATATGAGCCAGTCCGACAAGGGCGAACTGGTCATTGGCTCGGGCACCGACCAGTATGTTTCGTACAGCCAGCGCGGCGGCCTGCCGCTTATCGAGCACACCATCGCGGCAATTTGCGAGGTGTTCCCGATCTTCACGCGCATGCGCATGCTGCGCAAATGGGCCGGCATCGTCGACGTCACACCGGACCGTTCGCCGATCATCGGCAAGACGCCGGTGGCAGGGCTCTATGTCAATTGTGGCTGGGGCACCGGCGGCTTCAAGGCGACGCCTGGTGCGGCGCATATCTTCGCCCATACCATCGCCCGCGACGAACCGCACCCGATCAACGCGCCCTATACGCTCGAGCGCTTCACCACCGGCCGGCTGATCGACGAAGCCGCCGCCGCCGCCGTCGCCCATTGAGGGGAGAAAAAAGATGCTGCTTATCCGCTGCCCTTACTGCGCGGCCGAACGGCCGGAACTGGAATTCAGCTATGCCGGCGAGGCGCATGTTTCCCGCCCAGCCGATCCCTCCGCACTCAGCGACGACGAATGGAAGAACTTCCTGTTTGTCCGTTCGAATGCACGCGGCACGCATTTCGAACGGTGGCGCCACATGCATGGCTGCGGCCGCTTCTTCAATGCCGTGCGCGACACGGTCAGCGACCGGTTCGCCATGACCTACAAGGCTGGGATGGCGCGCCCGACGGAAACCGAGATCAGGGAAGCGCGTTCATGAACAGCTATCGCGTATCCGGCAAGGGCCGCGTCGACCACAAGCGGACGG includes:
- a CDS encoding sarcosine oxidase subunit beta family protein, with amino-acid sequence MTRFSFSALLRNAATGNKSWQPQWPDAEPKAEYDVVIVGAGGHGLGAAYYLAKEHGITNVAIIDKGWLGGGNTGRNTTIIRSNYLYDESARLYDHALDLWEGLSQELNYNVMFSQRGVMMLAHSVHDVQSFKRHIHSNRLNGVDNEWLTPEQAKAYCPPLNIASDARYPVMGAALQRRGGVARHDAVAWGYARGAAARGVDIIQNCPVTAIRRDTSGKVIGVDTPRGFIKAKKVAVSAAGHTSVVMDTAGVRLPLESFPLQALVSEPVKPIFPCVVMSNTVHAYMSQSDKGELVIGSGTDQYVSYSQRGGLPLIEHTIAAICEVFPIFTRMRMLRKWAGIVDVTPDRSPIIGKTPVAGLYVNCGWGTGGFKATPGAAHIFAHTIARDEPHPINAPYTLERFTTGRLIDEAAAAAVAH
- a CDS encoding sarcosine oxidase subunit delta; translated protein: MLLIRCPYCAAERPELEFSYAGEAHVSRPADPSALSDDEWKNFLFVRSNARGTHFERWRHMHGCGRFFNAVRDTVSDRFAMTYKAGMARPTETEIREARS